Below is a window of Deinococcus planocerae DNA.
CCCTCACTTCACCGCCTCCTCGCCCGTCGGCGCCGGGGGGATGACCACCGGCGCGTCCCCCAGCACCCCCCGGACATAGCGCGCGGGGTCGCGCAGCTCGGCGGCGGTGGCGTCCGCCCGGGCGAAGAGCGGCCCCGCGAAGAGGCTCAGCCCCGCCACGAGCGCGCAGGCCGCGTAGGCGGCGGCGTGCAGGGGGCGGGGCACCCGGTACACCGGCAGCCAGTTCGGGTGCTGCCCCCAGAAAAAGCCCCGCCAGACGTTCAGCATCGCGTACAGGGTGATCAGGCTGCTGAGCAGGGCGCTCGCCACCGCCAGCCCCGCCAGGAGCGAGCCCTGCGCGAGCCCCGCCCGCACGAGCGCGTACTTCGCCACGAAGCCGCCGCTGGGGGGCAGCCCCGCCACCGTCAGCGCGCACAGCAGGAAGCAGGCGGCGAGCAGCGGCAGCACGTCGAGCATCCCCCGCACCCGCACCAGCCGTGAGCCGCTCGCCCGCTCGGCCACGCCAGCGACGCAGAAGAGGGCGGTCGTCACGACCACGCTCACCGCGAAGTACCCCACGCTCGCCCGCACCGCCTCCCCGGTGCCCAGCCCCAGCCCGAAGGCGAGGTAGCCCACCGAACTCACCACCAGAAACGACAGGATGCGCCGCCACTCCCGCTGCGAGGCCGCCCCGAGCGCCCCGTAGAGCATCGTCACCGTGCCCAGCCCCAGGAGCAGGGTGTTCGTCACCGCCGCCTCCTGGTTGAAGACGGTCGTGAAGACCCGCAACAGGGCGTACACGCCGACCTTGGTGAGCACCGCCGCGAAGAAGGTCCCCACCGCGGGCGGCAGCGCCGGGTAGGTGCCCGGCAGCCAGAAGCCCAGCGGGAAGAGCGCCCCCTTTGCCGCGAAGACGATCAGGAGAAGGACGCCGACGGCGGTGACGGTGGGGTTGGGCCCCAGCTCCGCCGCCCGCTGGGCCAGGTGCGCCATGTTGAGCGTGCCCAGCACCCCGTACGCGAGCCCGCACGACACCACCAGCAGGGCCGAGGCGGCGAGGTTCATCACGATGTAGCGAAAGCCCTCGCGCAGTTGCTCGCGGGTGGAGCCCAGCACCGCGAGGGCGTACGAGGCCACGAGCATGACCTCGAAGGCCACGAACAGGTTGAAGAGGTCCCCGGTGAGAAAGGACATCTGCACCCCCGCGAAAAGAAACTGCATCAGCGCGAGGAGGTGGTGCTTCTCGCGCACCGGGTCGGGGTCGGCGGCGGCCTGCCACACGGCGAACACGGCGCTCACCGCCCCCAGGACGCTCACCCACGCGGCGAGGCGGTCGGCGGTCAGCACGATGCCGAAGGGCGCGGGCCACCCGCCGACGGCGCCCACGAGCACCGTCCCGTCCGCCGTGGCCGCGAGGAGCCCGAGCGAAAAGGCGAGGGTGAGCCCCGCGCCCGCGAGCGACAGCCCCACCCGCACGGCGCGCGCCGAGGGCCACAGCAGCAACAGCCCGAAGCCCAGCGGCGTGAGGATGGGCGCCAGGGTCAGCCAGGAGAGGTCGCTCACGGCTCGCCTCCCCCCGGGCTGCGGGCGGAGTACACGAGGGTGCGCGGCTCCTCGGGGTCGGGGCGGTCCGGGCCCTGGTGTTCGGGGTCGGCGGCCAGGCCGTCGTCGGCCTCGGGGTCGCGGGCGAGGTTGTCGCCGAAGGCCTCCACGTCGTCGTGCCCGGCGACCTGATACGCGCGCAAGGCCACGGTCAGCAGCAGGGCGGTCGTGGCGAAGCCGATCACGATGGCCGTCAGGATCAGCGCCTGCGGGAGCGGGTCCACGTAGGGCCCTTTCAAGGTCAGCAGCGGCGGCGCGTCCTCCCGCAGCCCCGCCACCGTCAGGATCGCCAGGTTGCCCCCGTAGGTGATGAAGCTCAACCCCAGCACCACCCGCACGATCACCCGCGACAGCAGCAAGAAGACGCCCGCCGCGATCAGCAGGCCGATGAGCAGGGCGAAGAGGGTCTCCATCAGCGGGCCTCCGGGGTGGGGGAGGGTCGCCGGGAGAGCGGGGCGAAGGTCCTCCCCACCCGCCGGCCCACCCGCCGGGGCGCCGCGCTGTCCCGCTCGGCCCGACCGCGTTCCGGGGCGCCGCCGCGGCGGGCGGTCCCCCTCACTCGTCGCCCTCCACGCGCTCCTGCGGGTCCACCCGGATCAGCCCGTAGGCGATGGCGAGGCTGCCCCCCACGACCACGAGGTAGACCCCCACGTCGAAGAGCAGCGCGGTCGCCCACTCGAACTCGCCCGTCAGCGCGGTCGTGAGGTAGCCGTAGTCGCTCTTGAGGAAGGGCTTTCCCAGGAGGTAGGGCACCAGCCCGGTCGTAAAGGAGA
It encodes the following:
- a CDS encoding sodium:proton antiporter, producing METLFALLIGLLIAAGVFLLLSRVIVRVVLGLSFITYGGNLAILTVAGLREDAPPLLTLKGPYVDPLPQALILTAIVIGFATTALLLTVALRAYQVAGHDDVEAFGDNLARDPEADDGLAADPEHQGPDRPDPEEPRTLVYSARSPGGGEP
- a CDS encoding proton-conducting transporter membrane subunit gives rise to the protein MSDLSWLTLAPILTPLGFGLLLLWPSARAVRVGLSLAGAGLTLAFSLGLLAATADGTVLVGAVGGWPAPFGIVLTADRLAAWVSVLGAVSAVFAVWQAAADPDPVREKHHLLALMQFLFAGVQMSFLTGDLFNLFVAFEVMLVASYALAVLGSTREQLREGFRYIVMNLAASALLVVSCGLAYGVLGTLNMAHLAQRAAELGPNPTVTAVGVLLLIVFAAKGALFPLGFWLPGTYPALPPAVGTFFAAVLTKVGVYALLRVFTTVFNQEAAVTNTLLLGLGTVTMLYGALGAASQREWRRILSFLVVSSVGYLAFGLGLGTGEAVRASVGYFAVSVVVTTALFCVAGVAERASGSRLVRVRGMLDVLPLLAACFLLCALTVAGLPPSGGFVAKYALVRAGLAQGSLLAGLAVASALLSSLITLYAMLNVWRGFFWGQHPNWLPVYRVPRPLHAAAYAACALVAGLSLFAGPLFARADATAAELRDPARYVRGVLGDAPVVIPPAPTGEEAVK